From the Candidatus Bathyarchaeia archaeon genome, one window contains:
- a CDS encoding stage II sporulation protein M, giving the protein MEVAETLALDVWRGFPSKVKRVITILMFFILSVAVTATGVSAPLSKEEASAITEEVKDMQNYVLTVDVLRGATLIFGNNFALCLSFFVPVVGILFGFYVLYSTGVVIAAQSIVGGVNPHLIFLSLFIMPFSWLEFLAYSTAFAENAWLTWRIIKRDWKRELVNACILITICAIVLLAAAFIEIAIIKALSASS; this is encoded by the coding sequence GTGGAAGTGGCAGAAACCTTGGCATTGGATGTCTGGAGAGGGTTTCCGTCAAAAGTGAAACGTGTAATCACCATTCTAATGTTCTTTATCCTTTCAGTAGCCGTCACAGCTACGGGTGTTTCAGCACCCCTCTCTAAGGAGGAGGCTTCTGCGATAACTGAGGAAGTTAAGGATATGCAGAATTATGTTTTAACTGTTGACGTGCTTCGTGGGGCCACATTGATTTTCGGCAATAATTTCGCTTTATGCTTATCCTTCTTTGTCCCGGTTGTTGGAATCCTATTTGGTTTTTATGTGCTTTACAGCACTGGAGTTGTGATTGCGGCTCAAAGCATAGTTGGAGGCGTAAACCCCCACCTAATTTTCCTGTCACTTTTCATTATGCCATTCTCTTGGCTTGAGTTTTTGGCGTACTCTACAGCTTTTGCTGAAAACGCTTGGCTTACATGGCGCATCATAAAACGTGACTGGAAAAGGGAACTTGTTAACGCCTGTATCTTAATCACTATATGTGCGATAGTGCTGCTGGCAGCGGCCTTTATTGAAATAGCGATAATTAAGGCTCT